A window of Xiphophorus hellerii strain 12219 chromosome 19, Xiphophorus_hellerii-4.1, whole genome shotgun sequence contains these coding sequences:
- the vps29 gene encoding vacuolar protein sorting-associated protein 29 isoform X2, with translation MLVLVLGDLHIPHRCNTLPAKFKKLLVPGKIQHILCTGNLCTKESYDYLKTLAGDVHIVRGDFDENLNYPEQKVVTVGQFKIGLIHGHQVIPWGDMASLALLQRQLDVDILISGHTHKFEAFENENKFYINPGSATGAYNALERNIIPSFVLMDIQASTVVTYVYQLIGDDVKVERIEYKKS, from the exons TTGGTTTTGGTGTTAGGTGACCTGCACATCCCCCACCGGTGCAACACGTTGCCAGCCAAGTTCAAGAAGCTGCTGGTCCCGGGGAAGATCCAGCACATTCTCTGCACAGGCAACCTTTGCACCAAGGAGAGCTACGACTACCTGAAAACTCTCGCTGGGGATGTCCACATTGTGCGGGGAGACTTTGACGAG AACCTGAACTACCCCGAGCAGAAGGTGGTGACAGTGGGCCAGTTCAAGATCGGCCTCATCCACGGCCACCAGGTCATCCCCTGGGGCGACATGGCCAGCCTGGCGCTGCTCCAGAGGCAGCTGGATGTCGACATCCTCATCTCGGGACACACGCACAAGTTCGAGGCTTTCGAGAACGAAAACAAGTTTTACATCAACCCCGGCTCTGCTACCGGGGCCTACAACGCGCTGGAAAG AAACATTATCCCCTCCTTTGTACTAATGGACATCCAAGCGTCTACAGTGGTGACGTATGTTTATCAGCTGATCGGAGATGACGTTAAGGTGGAGAGAATTGAGTATAAGAAGTCCTAA
- the vps29 gene encoding vacuolar protein sorting-associated protein 29 isoform X1: MAGHRLVLVLGDLHIPHRCNTLPAKFKKLLVPGKIQHILCTGNLCTKESYDYLKTLAGDVHIVRGDFDENLNYPEQKVVTVGQFKIGLIHGHQVIPWGDMASLALLQRQLDVDILISGHTHKFEAFENENKFYINPGSATGAYNALERNIIPSFVLMDIQASTVVTYVYQLIGDDVKVERIEYKKS, encoded by the exons TTGGTTTTGGTGTTAGGTGACCTGCACATCCCCCACCGGTGCAACACGTTGCCAGCCAAGTTCAAGAAGCTGCTGGTCCCGGGGAAGATCCAGCACATTCTCTGCACAGGCAACCTTTGCACCAAGGAGAGCTACGACTACCTGAAAACTCTCGCTGGGGATGTCCACATTGTGCGGGGAGACTTTGACGAG AACCTGAACTACCCCGAGCAGAAGGTGGTGACAGTGGGCCAGTTCAAGATCGGCCTCATCCACGGCCACCAGGTCATCCCCTGGGGCGACATGGCCAGCCTGGCGCTGCTCCAGAGGCAGCTGGATGTCGACATCCTCATCTCGGGACACACGCACAAGTTCGAGGCTTTCGAGAACGAAAACAAGTTTTACATCAACCCCGGCTCTGCTACCGGGGCCTACAACGCGCTGGAAAG AAACATTATCCCCTCCTTTGTACTAATGGACATCCAAGCGTCTACAGTGGTGACGTATGTTTATCAGCTGATCGGAGATGACGTTAAGGTGGAGAGAATTGAGTATAAGAAGTCCTAA
- the LOC116709481 gene encoding uncharacterized protein LOC116709481 has product MKKLWDKMSKKVQRMDSTKPLMENNNDYDGPEPDIGLLSQELRSVCSDDASDSEQVSSRHAESSGDRRTQRSERLSFPEPPADLGKHLDQHLEAVDEIVQNNHATTGADFLCQIRDHVDALLRDISTTKSWAILTSWVSQRKDQLDHSDLGLLDEWESKAEDKLLEIVKVEVRDSLGKILDADRTQMDYSEETYAQLYVDVIQCVNAMPKLVQEKRLLSTEVRKVCFQELQSFVERYVSEQDEVLRKKAEARRENPETIWVFLKTLKTCKELRQHIQAEGSAKAGSVDETKKTLEKLEALTLELIKEIATELAESCLTDYFRPASRPRRSFSLHQRGERHCELFDSLRKRFPKLPYASDEQTIVMNEVYKVVANSYLKHLLQKSQRILKKQWSSDVGKAVQEDAEELHDTISDVAPGVQQWNRLLLVIQEVSNCKDLDSLKLTIALKQEDIEKQSEDLELIPKLLRWKGLSKRHVGEVLDALPGSPPKTKSRPLFWRCCCCCC; this is encoded by the exons atgaaaaagctttGGGACAAGATGTCGAAAAAGGTGCAAAGGATGGACAGCACCAAGCCGTTAATGGAGAACAACAACGACTATGACG GTCCCGAACCTGATATAGGACTGCTCTCACAGGAGCTTCGTTCAGTGTGCTCTGATGACGCCTCAGACAGTGAGCAGGTGTCCTCCCGTCACGCTGAGAGCAGCGGTGATCGGCGTACGCAGAGATCCGAGCGTCTGAGCTTCCCAGAACCTCCGGCAGACCTGGGGAAACATCTGGATCAGCATCTGGAAGCTGTAGATGAAATAGTCCAAAATAATCACGCCACAACCGGAGCCGACTTCCTCTGTCAGATACGTGATCACGTTGACGCTCTGCTCCGGGACATCAGCACCACCAAGAGCTGGGCAATCCTGACGAGCTGGGTCTCACAGAG GAAGGATCAACTGGATCACTCCGACCTTGGTCTGCTGGATGAATGGGAATCAAAAGCAGAGGACAAACTGCTGGAGATAGTAAAG GTGGAAGTCAGAGATTCcctgggaaaaatcctggatgCTGATCGAACACAAATGGATTACAGTGAGGAGACCTACGCTCAACTTTATGTGGACGTTATTCAG tgTGTTAATGCAATGCCCAAACTAGTACAGGAGAAGAGATTACTGAGTACTGAGGTGAGGAAGGTTTGCTTTCAAGAGCTGCAGAGTTTTGTGGAAAG GTACGTCTCAGAGCAAGACGAGGTACTCCGTAAAAAAGCTGAAGCACGGAGGGAAAACCCAGAAACCATCTGGGTTTTCCTGAAGACTCTGAAAACGTGTAAAGAGCTAAG GCAGCACATCCAGGCTGAAGGAAGCGCTAAAGCAGGCTCTGTTGACGAAACGAAGAAAACCCTTGAAAAGTTGGAGGCTCTAACTCTGGAGCTTATAAAGGAAATTGCAACTGAACTTGCTGAG AGCTGCCTGACGGATTACTTCAGACCGGCCAGCAGGCCACGTCGGAGCTTTTCACTCCACCAACGTGGTGAAAGACACTGTGAGCTGTTTGACTCTTTGCGGAAACGTTTTCCCAAGCTGCCTTACGCTTCGGATGAACAAACG ATTGTGATGAATGAGGTTTATAAGGTCGTTGCTAACTCTTACCTCAAACATCTCCTCCAAAAAAGTCAGCGAATACTGAAAAAGCAATGGAGTTCTGATGTTGGTAAAGCAGTCCAGGAGGATGCCGAAGAGCTTCATGACACCATCTCAGATGTG GCTCCTGGTGTCCAGCAGTGGAATCGCCTGCTACTGGTGATCCAAGAGGTGTCGAACTGCAAAGACCTCGACTCACTCAAGCTCACCATCGCATTGAAACAGGAAGACATTGAGAAGCAGAG TGAGGACCTGGAGCTCATACCCAAACTGCTGCGGTGGAAGGGTCTCTCGAAACGGCATGTCGGAGAAGTTCTGGATGCTTTACCAGGCAGTCCACCCAAAACCAAGTCTAGACCCTTATTTTGgcgttgctgctgctgctgctgctga